GTGCACGACCGCATCCAGGCGGGCGAGTTCGCCGTGCAGCAGATGGACGTGCAGACGTACTTCTTCCGCCGCACGAACACGAATGCCAAGGGCGAGAAGCGCTCGTGGACCGATCACCTGCTGTGGCACCACGCCGCGCACACGGTCGACCTGTTCGCGTACCAGGCGGGCAGGATCGTCGACGCGCACGCCATGCAGGGACCGATCCACCCGGAGCTGGGCATCGCGATGGACATGTCGATCCAGCTGAAGAGCGAGACCGGCGCGATCTGCACGCTGTCGCTGTCGTTCAACAACGACGGCCCGTTCGGCACGTTCTTCCGCTATATCGGCGACACCGCGACCTATATCGCCCGCTACGACGACCTGTTCACCGGCAAGGACGAGCAGATCGACGTCTCGAACGTCGCCGTCAGCATGAACGGCATCGAGCTGCAGGACCGCGAGTTCATCGCCGCGATCCGCGAGGGCCGCGAACCCAACTCGTCGCTGCGTCAGGTGATCGACTGCTACCGGGTGCTCGGACAGCTGGAGGAGCAGCTCGCCTCATGATGCTCCCACGCATGGGTCTCGGCTGCATGAATCTCAGCCACGCCTACGGCATCCCGCCGTCGCCGGAGGAGGGCCTCGCGGTGCTCCGCGGAGCCCTCGACGCCGGGGTCACCCACCTCGACACCGCGACGCTCTACGGCGGCGGCCGCAACGAGGATCTCGTCGGGCGCGCCCTGAAGGGGCGCCGCGACGAGGTCGTGCTCGCCAGCAAAGGCGGGATGGCGCTGGTCGACGGGGTGAAGGTGATCGACGGTCGCCCGGAGACGCTCCGGGCGCAGGTGGATGCCTCGCTGGCGCGGCTGGGCGTCGAGCACATCGACCTCTACTACCTGCACCGCTGGGACAGGAACGTGCCGATCGGCGAGAGCGTCGGCGCGCTCGCCGCGCTGGTGGATGCCGGCAAGATCGGCGCGATCGGCCTGTCGGAGGTGTCGGTGGCCAGGCTGCGCGAAGCGCAGCAGGTCGCCCCGATCGCCGCCGTGCAGAACGAGTACTCGCTGTGGAGCCGCAACCCCGAACTCGGGATGCTCGAGGCGACGCGTTCCTCGGGCGTGACACTGGTGGCTTTCTCACCGGTCGCCCGTGGGTTCCTCAGCGACTCCGTCGGCGACCCGGATGCGCTCGCCCCGAAGGACATCCGGCGGTCGATGCCGCGGTTCCAGGGCGAGAACTGGCAGGCGAACGCCGCTCTGCTCCCGGCCTGGCGTGCGCTCGCTGCCGAGGCCGGTTGCACCCCGGCCCAGTTGGCGCTGGCCTGGGTGCTCTCGCGCGGCGAGCACGTCGTGCCGATTCCCGGCACGACCCGCCTCGACCACGTGCGCGAGGACTTCGCCGCGCTGACGCTCCCGATCGACGGCGCAGTGCTGGCTCGGGCCGGCGAGCTGATCGACACCGCCACCGTCTCGGGGCCGCGGTACGCGCCTGGCCCCGCCGCCGAAGTGGATGCCGAGACCTTTGAGGGAGACGTATGAGGGCCATCTCATCCATGGCGACCCGTCACGTGCTCGCCGACCTTGTGGCCGCCGCGGTCTCTTCCGGCCTGCCCGCGGTCGACGTCGAATCGGTCGGGGGAGTGGATGCCGCTGCGCGCGTGGCGGACGGCGAGCCGTTCGACCTGGTCTTCCTCGCCGACGGCGCCCTGGCGAAGCTCGCTGACGCCGGGCATGTGGATGCTGCCACAGCGAGGCCGCTCGTGCTGTCGCAGGTGGCCGTCGCCGTGGCATCCGGCTCTTCCGAACCCGCCGTGCGGCCGGACGGTCCGGCGTTCGCGGATGCCGCCGGGCTGCGCGAGGCGCTGCGCGCCGCCGGCCGGATCGGCTACTCGACCGGGCCGAGCGGAACCGCGCTCGTGCGGATGATCGAGGAGTGGGGCCTGGCAGACGAGCTGGGCGACCGCCTCGTGCAGGCGCGCCCCGGAGTCCCGGTCGCCGCGTCGCTGGCCGCAGGTGACGTCGACCTCGGCTTCCAGCAACTCAGCGAACTGGTCGGCCAGCCCGGTGTGCGCATCCTCGGCGTCATGCCCCCGGATGCCGCGATCGACACGGTCTTCGCCGGAGCCGTGGCGACGGCATCCGCCGACCCCGCCGCCGCGCGCGAGGTTTTGGCCTTCCTCACCTCAGCCGCCGTCGCCCCGATCAAGCAGCAGCACGCCTTCGGCGTCCCCGCTCTCTGACCCCGCCTGCCGCCGCGCCGCGACGCCGTCACCGGGATGAGCCAACCACTCCCCGAGGCGGGTCAGCGCTCCATGGCGCGCTGGGCGGCGAGGCGAATCGGGGCGTTGGCGCCGCCGTAGCCGTCGTAGCCGCCGCGGTGCTCGGCCACCTCGAAGAACACCCCACCGATCGTGCACGTGTAGAAGTGCAGGAACTCGCCGTCACCGACCCGGTCGTACTCGAGAAGGTGATCGAGCGCGGCAGCGCTGAGGGCGTGATGCGCTCGGATGTCGATGCCTTCGACGTGCACCTGCTGATCAGCTCGTACTGCTTCTTCCAGGTCGCCAATCAGCACACCTTCGGTTACCTCTTCGACCGCGACCTGCTCGCCGAGGACAGCCGCGACCACCTGCGCTCGATGATCGGCGACGTCGTCGTCGCGTGGATGACCGACGGCATCTGACCCGCCCGGCCCCGAGGGTGTGGTGGGGTCAGTGCTGCAGGACGTAGCGGTCGCGGGCGGCGAACGCGCCCACGAGCGCCTGAGCGGTCATCGACGCCAGCAGGATGACGAGCGCCGCCGGCCAGCTGCCGGTCGCCGCCTGCACCACGCCGAACAGCACCGGCCCGATCGCGGCGATCGCGTAGCCGACCGACTGCGACATGCCCGACAGGGCCGATGAGGTGCTGTGATCGCGGGCGCGCTGCGCCATCAGCGTGAGCGAGACGCCGAGCGACGCACCCGAGAACACCCCCAGTGGCACGACCCAGACACCGACGGCGGCCGGCCAGAGCATCAGCCCGACCACACCCGCCACGCCGAGCAGCGGCAGCAGTGCCGGGGTGATCCGCGCACCGCGTCCGTGCATGGCGAAGGCGACCGCGAGTGAGCCGACCAGCGAGAACACCTGGTACACCATCACGTCGACTCCCGCGAGGGCGGCGCTGCGGCCGGTGGCCAGCGACATCGGGGCCAGCCAGGTGACCAGCACGTAGAAGTTCGTCGACTGCACGCCCATGTAGACGGCGACCTGCCAGGCCACCGGATCGCGCCAGATGCCCAGCCTGGTGACGGGTCCCGCCCCGGCCGCGCGTTCCGCCGCAGCGCCGCGGCGGCTGCTCAGCCACCAGGCGAGCAGGGCGAGCGGCAGCACGGCGGCGCCGGTGATCAGCAGCGAGAGCCGCCAGCCGGCCCCGATGTCGTCGCCGGTGAGGTCGGCGAGCGGAATGGCCAGACCGGATGCCACGGCACCGGCGCCGCCGAGCAGGGCGGAGTACACG
This is a stretch of genomic DNA from Microbacterium sp. YJN-G. It encodes these proteins:
- a CDS encoding MFS transporter, encoding MTIAVVALCLVALLMRPAISAVGPLIDRMSQDTGIPLPVLGALPTIVLLTWAVVSPFAHGVGRRAGLGTAVLGALALLGAGTVIRSIPGSAVWLWIGTALIGIALAIGNVLLPAVVKRDFPLRVPLMMGVYSALLGGAGAVASGLAIPLADLTGDDIGAGWRLSLLITGAAVLPLALLAWWLSSRRGAAAERAAGAGPVTRLGIWRDPVAWQVAVYMGVQSTNFYVLVTWLAPMSLATGRSAALAGVDVMVYQVFSLVGSLAVAFAMHGRGARITPALLPLLGVAGVVGLMLWPAAVGVWVVPLGVFSGASLGVSLTLMAQRARDHSTSSALSGMSQSVGYAIAAIGPVLFGVVQAATGSWPAALVILLASMTAQALVGAFAARDRYVLQH
- a CDS encoding Gfo/Idh/MocA family oxidoreductase: MSDKIRIAVVGANGAFGMKHLDGLKNIDDAEVTVVAATSQEKADAVAAQYGVANAVVGLDAVLERDDVDAVILATPTGLHASQTQAVLATGKHVQVEIPLADSQADAEATLAAAESAEASGLVAMVGHTRRFNPSHQLVHDRIQAGEFAVQQMDVQTYFFRRTNTNAKGEKRSWTDHLLWHHAAHTVDLFAYQAGRIVDAHAMQGPIHPELGIAMDMSIQLKSETGAICTLSLSFNNDGPFGTFFRYIGDTATYIARYDDLFTGKDEQIDVSNVAVSMNGIELQDREFIAAIREGREPNSSLRQVIDCYRVLGQLEEQLAS
- a CDS encoding substrate-binding domain-containing protein, whose amino-acid sequence is MRAISSMATRHVLADLVAAAVSSGLPAVDVESVGGVDAAARVADGEPFDLVFLADGALAKLADAGHVDAATARPLVLSQVAVAVASGSSEPAVRPDGPAFADAAGLREALRAAGRIGYSTGPSGTALVRMIEEWGLADELGDRLVQARPGVPVAASLAAGDVDLGFQQLSELVGQPGVRILGVMPPDAAIDTVFAGAVATASADPAAAREVLAFLTSAAVAPIKQQHAFGVPAL
- a CDS encoding aldo/keto reductase, yielding MMLPRMGLGCMNLSHAYGIPPSPEEGLAVLRGALDAGVTHLDTATLYGGGRNEDLVGRALKGRRDEVVLASKGGMALVDGVKVIDGRPETLRAQVDASLARLGVEHIDLYYLHRWDRNVPIGESVGALAALVDAGKIGAIGLSEVSVARLREAQQVAPIAAVQNEYSLWSRNPELGMLEATRSSGVTLVAFSPVARGFLSDSVGDPDALAPKDIRRSMPRFQGENWQANAALLPAWRALAAEAGCTPAQLALAWVLSRGEHVVPIPGTTRLDHVREDFAALTLPIDGAVLARAGELIDTATVSGPRYAPGPAAEVDAETFEGDV